A segment of the Neorhodopirellula lusitana genome:
TCTTCTCGTTGAGGCGAAGAGCGGGGAACGTCGCAATCATCCAGTTCCCATCCCAGTTGGTTTTGTAGCGTTCGATATGACGTCCCCGTAGGAGCGGGACAATCAGCGATTCACATGCTGGGTCCTCCAAGACAAACGCGTCTCGTTGTTCTTGGGTAATATAGAATGCTTCGTTGTAACCGGTGAGTACACCACGAAAGACATGGACGTCCCAGTCTTCAAGTGGTACGCCCTGAGTCTCGACAAGTGCTTTGATACGCTGTCGATCCTTGGAAAGCACGACCCACGGGCTGCTGTGTAGGTGGTCTTGTTCGATGCTATTTAGGTTGAAATATCCCTCCGGATCTACCATCGCAGCGCGATCATCTGAGGCGTAACAAGACTGCGTCTTTGATTTTGAGGGCGTCTTGGAGAATTGAATCACGCAGGTATAGGTCGTTGCAGCGCCGAAGTTCTGTGCCATCCCAAAATCCAGTACCGCTCGCGTATCAACAACGGACGACAAGAACTTTCGGAGCTTTTCGCCGTATCCAGCTCGCATCCATTTGTTTGAGGTGATGTAACAAAGCTGACCGCCATCTTTTAGCACTTGAGCACCGCGTTCGTAAAACAGGCAATAAACATCAGCAGTTGCGGCGTAGGTGACAAATCCCTGTGCTTGCCAAATTTCTTTTTGGCTCGCTGGAAACTTCTGAATTTGAACATACGGTGGATTGCCGATTACGATGTCGAATCCGTCGGCGAGTGTCCGATCAAACATCCATAGAGGTTCAAAATAGTCCGCTGATGCTTGTGGATCATACGGGTCCCAAATGGCCAGCCTACGCGCAGTTGTTTGATCCCAGAACGCTGTCTGCTCAAGCTCCTTCGCCATCTCGGTTCGGATTTCGCTGTCGCGTTTTTGGAGAGATTGCTTCTTCTGTCGTGTTGTAGCTGCAAAGTGGTCGTGGCGGATTCGCTGCAGTTCCTTCTCGAGCTTCTGAATTCTCTTACTCTCAAAGAGTTCCAGCTGGGCGTCTTTTTTAAGTGCGATTAGAGTATTGGCCGCGACAAACTTGGTTTCCAAGTTGGGCAGCGGGCGAATTCCGTGGTTATCTTTCTTGCTCTTGTTCGTACGTTGGTCACAGATCAGCGAGATGAAAAAACGCAACTTCGAGATTTGGATCGCGATCGGTTGGATGTCGACCCCGTACAAGCAGTTTTCAATGAGGTAAAGCTTGCGACCATAGTCGTCCTCGTTGTCGCGAAAGTCTTTTTCGATCGCTGTAACGGCGGCGTTGCGGGCAGACGAGTCAGGAATTTCGTCAGCTTTGTCGATCTGTAACTGCATCCACTTTGCGTTATCGGGATCGAGCTTGTGGATGATGTAGACCAGCTTCTGTAGCATCCCCATTGGGAACGCGCCGCTACCGCACGCGGGATCGAGAACTTTGCACGTGTGGATCGCTTCCAGCAACGCGTCAACTTGGTCATCGTTGAAGGGATGCGGCTGCTCGGTGTATGCAAACAGCGATTCAAGTCCGTCGCGTGCATTGTTTTCGTTTATTCCCGAATTGGTGAGTGCCGTATGCAAGTGCGTCTTGAGCGATTCGTCGACCATGTAATCGACAATCGGTCGCGGCGTGTAGAACGATCCGGTCTGCTTGCGAGCGGTTGTCTTCGTTTCCTCGTTGTACGACGCCAACAAGTTCTCAAACACCTTGCCCAATAGTTCAGGGTCGAGAGCGATTTCTTGATCGATTGGCGTGTTTTCGACTATCGTGAATTTATAGCCGTTCAGAATGCGGATCAGGCCGCGAACCGTTTCACTTCGCCGCGACCCAACGCCATAGGCGCCGGACAGGTCGATCCCGGACACGGGGCCCGAAAAGAAAAGACTGTTGGGGACCTTGGGACGCTTCTTTTTGTTTCGAGAGAAGCCATCGATGTACAGTTTTTTGCCGCTGTCATCGGGTCGGTCCAAGCATTCAAACAGTCCACCGTTAAGAAACGGAATGTCAGCAAAGTGGGCTATCGCGTTCTCGGCATCATGGAATAGGGATTCGTAGCGATACAGATTGTTAACGTCGTAGGTACTGCGGTTCTTTTTGAATCCATCGTCCTTGGCGAATTGGCGATAGGGTTTCTTTGTTTTCGGATTCTTGCCCATTTGTTGGTTGAGCGTGCCGAAGAACAAGTTTTGCAGGATGCCTTGGTGATAGGTATGTGAATCGGGATCGAGATCGACAAGAAGCTTCTTAAGTTCGTGTTCGTCGAACAACGACGGAGGGATCAGCCCTTTCTCCTTCAGGAACCAGCAGAAGATCAGACGTGTCAGCAAGCGGATCAGCGACGTTGCGTTTCGTCTCTCTTCGTCTTTTTCGACGTCGTCGGGAAACTCGACTTGCGGCAACGCCCAGAAGTACCAGTTGGCGAGTTCTTGATAGAACCGCTGATTGAGCAGTTCGACGTTGAATATCTCTTCCCATGCCACATGCAATGCGTCGAACGTTTCGATCTGTTCTCGGGACTTGTCTCGTAGCGTTTCCAAGGCGAACGACGCCAGGATATCGAGATGGCCGCGATGGGGGTCGTCGAGCGAGATGTCCCGGATGATCGTGACTTTACCAAGCACATCCTTGGACGCATCTCGCTTGTGTTGTCGGCGGTTAATCACGGCAATCGACAGGACGTCTTGCTTGTCAGTCTTGTGCTTGATCAGCACCATGACAGGCATAGGGAAGACGCGGTTGATCTGCCGGGCAATGTCGGTCAATTTGCCTCGGGCGTAGTTGTTCCCGTCTAGCTGGATTGCGAAAAAGACGTACGACCGCATGAGGCCAGCTTGAACGTCAGTTTCTTGAAATAGACTCGCTTGCGACGACAGTTCGTTGTCGGTCAGCTGGAACAGCAAGTCAGCCGATTTCCACTGATCGAACAAAGCTTTGCTTTGATTGAAAGTGTTTTGGCCGGAGCTCGTCTGGATGAATTCTAGGAATGCCTTGGGTTTAGACGAGCCGAGGTCGATGGTGCGATCACTGCTATAGCCGAGAGTTTTTAGCAATTCGACACTGGGTGCGCGAAGCGACTTTGTGGATAGAGCCTGAATCGCTTCTTTGATTTGATCTCGCAGGTCTGGCATCTGAATGAGTGTTTCCTAAAAACGGGCACGGTGTTTGGGTGAAAATCGAGTCAAGAGCGATCTACTTTTCCAAAATCACCAGCCAAGTCACGAGATCAAAATCATTTCCGTCGGCGTCGGGCGTTTCGGCGGCCGTGGGCAGCACGGCATCCCGCGCGGTGAGTAAGTTGGCAGTCGCTTTTTTGCGAAATGTGTTCTCAATCGACGCGAGAGCTTTCGACAACAGCTCGTTGTAGTGATTCATGTCGGCTCCGTCACTCGTCTTGGCGTCAAACAGGTTGCAAAGACTCTCGATCGCACGAGGATGATCGGCTGCCAAATCTCGCAGCAACATCATCGCCTGTTTCGGCTGGGCGAAGGTCAGTCGTACGGTGCCATCATCAAGGACGTAAACGAGATAGTAAGGGGCGAGCGGATTCAAGCCGGCGGAGTCCGACGAGAGGCTTGCGGGAGTGGGAGTCCCTTCGCCGCCTCGGTGACGCAAGCAGAACAATGCACCTGGCTGACCAATGGGGACCTCTGATTGCGGCGAGACCACCGCGTAGATTCCTTCGGGGGACTCTTCCAGGTCGCTGCGATTGGCCTCCAAGAACCGAAGCAAGTCCAAGCGAAATTCGTCTAACGAAAAGTCGGTCAACGAAACGCTGTCATCAAGATCTTCGAGATCAAGGATTTCATCGCGAAGTCGCTGCAATTGCTTGTCGCGGAATAGCATGTCTTCCTTGATCAAGTCCTCAAGCTGGCTCGGGTCCAGCAGATTGTCGGCCTGGGTCGCGGAAAGATCGACAAGTGCCATGCGCGCTTCGACACGATGCTTGACGCCTAGATATCGATCGAGGTCCGCAACGGGCCAAAAGTTAACCAACTGCACGCTATCGTTACGAGAACCAATTCGGTCGATTCGACCAAATCGTTGGATGATCCGGACAGGGTTCCAGTGAATGTCATAGTTCACCAGCAAATCACAGTCCTGTAGGTTTTGTCCCTCGCTGATGCAATCGGTCGCAATGAGAAGGTCGATCTCGTGGGCCTGGTCGTCAAACTCATTCGCCTGCTCGCTTCGGCGTTTCGACATCGGCGAGAAGTTGGTCAAAATGCTGTCGTAGTCGCTGCGTCCCATCGAAGCCTGGTTGGCTCCGTCACCGCGAATCAACGCAGTGTGAATGCCGAGCTCCTGCTGTGCCCAAGGAGCGATTTCACGATGAAGGTATTGGGCGGTG
Coding sequences within it:
- a CDS encoding Eco57I restriction-modification methylase domain-containing protein, whose product is MPDLRDQIKEAIQALSTKSLRAPSVELLKTLGYSSDRTIDLGSSKPKAFLEFIQTSSGQNTFNQSKALFDQWKSADLLFQLTDNELSSQASLFQETDVQAGLMRSYVFFAIQLDGNNYARGKLTDIARQINRVFPMPVMVLIKHKTDKQDVLSIAVINRRQHKRDASKDVLGKVTIIRDISLDDPHRGHLDILASFALETLRDKSREQIETFDALHVAWEEIFNVELLNQRFYQELANWYFWALPQVEFPDDVEKDEERRNATSLIRLLTRLIFCWFLKEKGLIPPSLFDEHELKKLLVDLDPDSHTYHQGILQNLFFGTLNQQMGKNPKTKKPYRQFAKDDGFKKNRSTYDVNNLYRYESLFHDAENAIAHFADIPFLNGGLFECLDRPDDSGKKLYIDGFSRNKKKRPKVPNSLFFSGPVSGIDLSGAYGVGSRRSETVRGLIRILNGYKFTIVENTPIDQEIALDPELLGKVFENLLASYNEETKTTARKQTGSFYTPRPIVDYMVDESLKTHLHTALTNSGINENNARDGLESLFAYTEQPHPFNDDQVDALLEAIHTCKVLDPACGSGAFPMGMLQKLVYIIHKLDPDNAKWMQLQIDKADEIPDSSARNAAVTAIEKDFRDNEDDYGRKLYLIENCLYGVDIQPIAIQISKLRFFISLICDQRTNKSKKDNHGIRPLPNLETKFVAANTLIALKKDAQLELFESKRIQKLEKELQRIRHDHFAATTRQKKQSLQKRDSEIRTEMAKELEQTAFWDQTTARRLAIWDPYDPQASADYFEPLWMFDRTLADGFDIVIGNPPYVQIQKFPASQKEIWQAQGFVTYAATADVYCLFYERGAQVLKDGGQLCYITSNKWMRAGYGEKLRKFLSSVVDTRAVLDFGMAQNFGAATTYTCVIQFSKTPSKSKTQSCYASDDRAAMVDPEGYFNLNSIEQDHLHSSPWVVLSKDRQRIKALVETQGVPLEDWDVHVFRGVLTGYNEAFYITQEQRDAFVLEDPACESLIVPLLRGRHIERYKTNWDGNWMIATFPALRLNEKKLPKPILKHLDRYRERLEPKPANWSGTRWNGRKAGSYAWYETQDVIGYHENFRGPKIIYQEIAVTLPFFLDRDDHMFMDTTCFMLSSATCALAYLAAILNSSLFRCCFKDNFPEYSGNAYRVKKIFVDKIPIREARQNEPEIFDRLVSLIQHSKRTAHASAQFLEDLIDACVMECYFREHMADRDLLFIDDLATVIAKFDPNASQGKQTDFLEHFYRTHNAPEATIRNRLLRISADSPELLAVIKEEGRV